TGACATCATGCTGGTGCTGTTGATCATCTTTATGGTGGCTGCCCCTCTGTTGAGCCAGGGCGTGGAAGTGGAACTGCCCAACGCCCAAGCCAACCCCATGAGCTCGGAGCAAGAGCCCCTGGTGGTCACGGTCACAGCCGGTGGAGTTCCCTCCATCGAGGGGAAGACTGTCAACATGGATCAGTTGTCTGTCCGTATCCGGGCCGTCAAGTTGGCCAACCCACGTCTGCCTATTTATGTCCGGGGCGACCAGAGAGCCAATTATGGAGACATCATGCGAGTCATGGCCGAGATCCAACAGGCTGGCGCCACCGAAATCGGTTTGATGACCGAACCCCGGTAGTCCGGATCCAATCCATGGTATCAAGAGACTCACTCCTGTGGTCCATCGCCGCCCATGTCGTGGCCGTTCTGCTTGTTGTTTTCATGCCGCAGTCCGCGCCACCCTTGATGGTGATCGAGAAACCCCTTACGGTCAATCTGATCCAGGCACCCAAGGTCAAACCGGAAACGCGCGTGACCAAGCCGGCGCAAAAAACCGCCCCGGAGCCACTTCAGCAGAGCGAACCTCTGCCGAACATGCCCGGCTTGCCACCGCCTCCACCTGAAGCGCCGATTCAGCCAAAACCAAAGCCGGAGCCACCGAAAAAAGAGCCGCCAAAACCGGAACCACCGAAAAAAGAGCCGCCAAAATCGGAACCACCGAAAAAAGAACCACCAAAACCGGAACCACCGAAACCGGAACCACCGAAAAAAGAGCCACCGAAGCCGGAACCACCGAAAAAAGAGCCACCGAAAAAAGAACCACCAAAACCGGAACCACCGAAAAAAGAACCACCGAAACCGGAACCACCGAAAAAAGAACCGCCGAAACCGGAACCACCGAAAAAAGAACCGCCGAAACCGGTCAAGATTGAAGAAACAACGAAAAAAGAACCCAAAAAAGAGCCTCCCAAAAAGGAAGAGCCTAAAAAAGAAGAGCCCAAGAAGGTAGAACCCAAGAAAATTGAACCTAAAAAAGAGCCTCCCAAAAAGGAAGAACCCATAAAAGCAGAACCCAAAGCGGAGGAGCACAAGAAAGAGCCCCTGAAGAAAGAGGAACCTGAAAGAGCCCCAGCAAAGACTGAAAAGACCGAAGAGGCAAAAAAGAAGGAGCCCAGAAAAACCGAAAAGAATGAATCGGAATGGTCCGATATCACCAAGATGATCCAGGAGGAGTACGCCGGTACCACAACCAGGGAGGCACCTCCGAGTCCCGTGCCGCCAGCACCAGAGCACAAGCCGGCTCAGACGCAGCCACAAGCCCGGGCCCAGGTGCAGGCACAAGCTCCCGTGCAAGGTCCGCAGGTCAGCCGTTTGCAGGTGGAGCTTTACAAGAAGAGCGTGGAGACGAAGGTACGCACCAGTTGGATCAAACCAACCGGCATGCTTGACGAAAGCCGCCTGGCCGTGACGGTCCGTGCCGATGTCGCCCCGGATGGACGCCTGTACAACCCGCAGATCATCCGCTCCTCGGGTGCGGAGGTGTTTGACCGCTCGGTGTTGTCAGCCATTCACAAGGCCATGGATCTGCCCCAGCCCCCACAGGGGTGCCAGGAGTGTCTCAAGATCGTTTTTGTCTTCCGGGCATCGGACTCCTTTTGATCATGTCCCATTTGATCATGTCCAATCGCTCCCGGGCCCGCGCCCTTTTTTACAAAACGATTGGATCACTATTCACCACCCTTGCAGGATAAGCTTGGACATGAAAACCTTTGTCAGGGCTTCGCCCCGAACCCCACCAGGACTCCGTCCAAGGCCCTGCCAGGGAGCCAGCCCTCTGGATCCCGATCGTAGCCGGGTGGTGAGTAGTTACACGATTTGCTGTGCCGGTCGCGGCACCGTGTCCATATCTGCGAGGTTGCCATGATGACCATGAACCCCCGTTGGCCAGTTGAACGACCCCCCGCCCTGTCGGTCCCGCATGCTTTTCATGCCGGATGGATGGTTGTCAAACGGGCATGTCTGGCATGGCTGCTCCTGCTGGCCATGGCCGTTCCCTCCCATGCCGAATTGGTCATCGACATCCGCGAAGCGGGCATCAAACGTCTCCCCATCGCTCTGCCTCCCTTTGTCGAAGTGGGCGGAGGAGGAGGCCAGATGGGGCAGCAGCTTGTCAGTGTGATCACCTCGGACCTGGAACGCTCGGGTCTGTTCCGCGCCATCGATCCCCGCGCATTCATGCAGGACTCCGCCTCCTTGTGGCAATCCGGGCCAGACTATCGGGTCTGGCGCCAACTTAACGCCGAGGCCATCGTCTCCGGGGCCGTCCAGCAAAGCGGCGACGAGTTGACAGCCTCCTTCTATCTTTACGACACCTTCCAGGGCAAGCTGATCGGCAAGGGCAAACGTTTCACGACCCCCCTCAAAGACATGCGCCGCCTGGCCCATCGCATTTCAGATGAAATCTACTCCCGGTTGACCGGCGAGTCGGGCTATTTCTCCTCCCGTATCGCCTTCATCGCCCAGAGAGGACGCCACAAATGGCTGGCCATGATGGACCAGGATGGCGCCAACCGGGTGGATCTGACCCGGGAAAACAACCATCTGGTCCTGACACCCCGATTCTCCCCCAATGGAGAAAACCTGTTCTACATCTCCTATGAGACCGATCAACCCCGCATCTTCCGCTGGATGATCTACCAAGGAAAACGTTTCCAACAGGGTGAATACCCTGGCCTCAACAGCGCCCCTTCCTGGTCCCCCGATGGCCGCCATATGGCCATGACTCTGACCAAGGATGGCAATGCCGAGATTTACGTCAAGGATCTCATGAGCAACGCTCTGCGGCGCCTGACCTTCAACTCGGGCATCGACACCTCCCCTTCGTGGTCCCCGGATGGACGCCAAATCGTCTTCAACTCGGATCGCGCCGGCTCGCCACAGCTCTACGTCATGAACGCCGATGGGGGCAACGTGCGCCGCATCACCTACGATGGCCGCTACAAT
This genomic window from Magnetococcales bacterium contains:
- the tolR gene encoding protein TolR, with product MGMGSSMGSGRHGPMSDINVTPMVDIMLVLLIIFMVAAPLLSQGVEVELPNAQANPMSSEQEPLVVTVTAGGVPSIEGKTVNMDQLSVRIRAVKLANPRLPIYVRGDQRANYGDIMRVMAEIQQAGATEIGLMTEPR
- a CDS encoding TonB C-terminal domain-containing protein, coding for MPPAPEHKPAQTQPQARAQVQAQAPVQGPQVSRLQVELYKKSVETKVRTSWIKPTGMLDESRLAVTVRADVAPDGRLYNPQIIRSSGAEVFDRSVLSAIHKAMDLPQPPQGCQECLKIVFVFRASDSF
- the tolB gene encoding Tol-Pal system protein TolB → MMTMNPRWPVERPPALSVPHAFHAGWMVVKRACLAWLLLLAMAVPSHAELVIDIREAGIKRLPIALPPFVEVGGGGGQMGQQLVSVITSDLERSGLFRAIDPRAFMQDSASLWQSGPDYRVWRQLNAEAIVSGAVQQSGDELTASFYLYDTFQGKLIGKGKRFTTPLKDMRRLAHRISDEIYSRLTGESGYFSSRIAFIAQRGRHKWLAMMDQDGANRVDLTRENNHLVLTPRFSPNGENLFYISYETDQPRIFRWMIYQGKRFQQGEYPGLNSAPSWSPDGRHMAMTLTKDGNAEIYVKDLMSNALRRLTFNSGIDTSPSWSPDGRQIVFNSDRAGSPQLYVMNADGGNVRRITYDGRYNSAPAWSPRGDLVAFVKGGEGHFRIAVTDPNGNQTRTLTNSWMDESPTWSPNGRVVLFSRQAGDMTRLYTIDLTGHNEQAVPNGDNLGGSDPSWSPLIR